A single window of Candidatus Flexicrinis affinis DNA harbors:
- a CDS encoding dihydrofolate reductase family protein, with protein sequence MRSVIAISHVSLDGVMQSMGAAEEDTSGGFAYGGWVGPYADDMLGAVIRREMNMPFDLLIGRKTFDIWAPYWPKHSNLWPGVNTATKYVASNTMFSHTWQPSVFLSGDIAQHVARLKDQSGPNLHVYGSGNLLQTLIKHNLVDAFWLKIYPLTLGSGKRLFADGTVPAAFEVTESSVSPRGVLIVNYEREGALTPAKP encoded by the coding sequence ATGAGAAGCGTTATCGCAATCTCCCATGTCTCCCTGGATGGTGTTATGCAGTCGATGGGCGCAGCGGAGGAGGACACCAGCGGTGGCTTCGCGTATGGCGGGTGGGTCGGCCCCTATGCCGACGACATGCTGGGAGCGGTCATACGCCGGGAGATGAACATGCCGTTCGATCTCCTAATTGGGCGCAAGACGTTTGACATCTGGGCGCCCTACTGGCCGAAACATTCGAACCTATGGCCTGGGGTCAACACAGCGACCAAGTACGTTGCCTCGAACACCATGTTCTCTCATACGTGGCAACCGTCCGTGTTCCTCAGCGGCGACATTGCACAACACGTGGCGAGGCTGAAGGATCAATCCGGGCCGAATCTTCACGTTTACGGGAGCGGAAACCTGCTTCAGACCCTCATCAAGCATAACCTGGTCGACGCGTTCTGGCTCAAGATCTATCCGCTGACGTTAGGCAGCGGCAAGCGACTATTTGCCGACGGCACCGTTCCGGCGGCGTTTGAGGTCACGGAGAGCAGTGTATCGCCACGCGGAGTCCTGATCGTCAATTACGAGCGTGAGGGCGCGTTGACTCCCGCAAAGCCGTGA
- a CDS encoding CPBP family intramembrane metalloprotease, protein MDALLLIAILLYLMFVIYAANQVQAGVWEPNIIRLCLMSLVGLLFILAPCSLQALILSSDPALAGQFTPVSLPHALFVAVFAGGAALFSYQLVQRPELRVFVSRYVKQFNPDSPVHLTAIVMCLLALSAVAFEFMLAGGVSGIADSYAQSEISLWSSVLETALLTAAAFLGVGFAIRRGGLPSLERLGLRIPTQNDAIAGVALGIALYGVSAIFSAVWITLSDPQTFAEQTRATQEINSQLASLPVAILVGGGAAIGEEIFIRGALQPIFGLWLTSAFFALLHSQYLLTPTLALVFVLGLSFGRLRQLQSTTAAVIAHFVYNVIPFVLFAFQGGMS, encoded by the coding sequence GTGGACGCTCTGCTGCTAATCGCCATTCTCCTGTATCTCATGTTCGTCATTTACGCCGCCAATCAGGTGCAGGCCGGCGTGTGGGAACCCAACATCATCCGCCTCTGTTTGATGTCGTTGGTTGGCCTGTTGTTCATCCTGGCGCCGTGCAGTCTTCAGGCGTTGATCCTCAGCAGCGATCCGGCTCTTGCCGGGCAGTTCACGCCGGTCAGCCTTCCCCATGCGCTGTTCGTCGCGGTATTCGCGGGTGGCGCTGCCTTGTTCTCGTATCAGCTCGTCCAGCGCCCAGAGCTGCGCGTGTTCGTTTCACGGTACGTCAAGCAGTTCAACCCCGACTCACCGGTACACTTGACGGCGATCGTCATGTGCCTGCTGGCACTGTCGGCCGTCGCGTTCGAGTTCATGCTCGCCGGTGGAGTCTCCGGCATTGCCGACTCCTACGCGCAGTCGGAAATCTCGCTGTGGTCGAGTGTTCTGGAGACGGCCTTGTTGACGGCAGCAGCGTTTCTCGGGGTAGGTTTCGCCATACGACGTGGCGGGTTGCCGTCGCTGGAACGGCTTGGGCTGCGCATCCCGACGCAGAACGACGCGATTGCCGGCGTGGCGTTAGGCATCGCGCTGTACGGTGTCTCGGCCATTTTCAGCGCGGTGTGGATCACCTTAAGCGACCCGCAGACGTTCGCGGAGCAAACGCGGGCGACGCAGGAAATCAACAGCCAGCTTGCGTCACTGCCGGTCGCAATTCTGGTCGGCGGCGGTGCAGCCATTGGCGAGGAGATCTTCATCCGCGGTGCCCTTCAGCCCATCTTCGGCCTCTGGCTGACGAGTGCATTCTTCGCCTTGCTGCACAGCCAATACCTGCTGACTCCCACGCTTGCGCTGGTGTTTGTGCTCGGGTTATCGTTCGGCAGGTTGCGTCAACTTCAAAGCACGACCGCGGCGGTCATTGCGCACTTCGTCTATAACGTGATCCCATTTGTGCTGTTCGCGTTTCAAGGGGGAATGAGTTGA
- the rlmN gene encoding 23S rRNA (adenine(2503)-C(2))-methyltransferase RlmN, whose product MMINLYELTRPELDALLTSWQQPRFRAGQVWSWLYDKLAADFESMTDLPESLRRQLSETCTLGVLRIAAERTSTDGTAKRVYELPDGQLIESVLMPYDDDRRTACISTQAGCAMGCVFCATGQMGFARHLSAAEIVEQAVHFARQLHREGERLSNVVLMGMGEPFHNYDASLAAVRRLMADLGIGARHITISTVGLVPQIRQFADEGLQVRLAISLHAATDEERSALLPVNKRYPLADLLDACREVVEKTGRRVTFEWALIAGENDSPEQAHALGSLLTNLNCHVNLIPLNPTGGYAGRPSDPAAVRRFIEILEAYHVPATVRVRRGIDIDAGCGQLKAAVLRQRGRVGIEDID is encoded by the coding sequence ATGATGATCAACCTGTATGAATTGACCCGTCCCGAACTAGACGCGCTGTTGACAAGCTGGCAGCAGCCCCGTTTTCGCGCGGGGCAGGTCTGGTCGTGGCTGTATGACAAGCTGGCGGCCGACTTCGAGTCAATGACCGATCTGCCGGAGTCACTGCGCCGGCAGTTGAGTGAGACGTGCACACTCGGCGTGCTGCGCATTGCCGCCGAACGCACCAGCACCGACGGCACTGCTAAGCGTGTCTACGAACTGCCGGACGGGCAGCTCATCGAATCGGTACTGATGCCGTATGACGACGACCGGCGCACGGCTTGCATCAGCACACAAGCAGGATGTGCGATGGGCTGCGTGTTCTGCGCAACCGGCCAAATGGGATTCGCGCGGCACCTGAGCGCAGCGGAAATTGTCGAGCAGGCGGTTCACTTCGCGCGCCAGCTTCACCGCGAGGGAGAACGGCTCTCGAATGTCGTCCTGATGGGCATGGGCGAACCGTTCCACAACTACGATGCATCGCTGGCGGCCGTGCGCCGTTTGATGGCCGACCTCGGCATCGGCGCGCGGCACATCACCATCAGCACGGTCGGGTTGGTGCCGCAGATTCGCCAGTTTGCCGACGAAGGGCTGCAGGTTCGCCTCGCGATCAGCCTGCACGCCGCGACCGACGAAGAACGCTCGGCGCTGCTGCCAGTCAACAAGCGCTACCCGCTGGCCGATCTGCTCGACGCATGCCGCGAGGTTGTGGAAAAGACGGGTAGGCGCGTAACGTTCGAGTGGGCACTGATTGCCGGCGAGAACGATTCGCCTGAACAGGCTCACGCGCTGGGCAGCTTACTGACCAACCTCAACTGCCACGTGAATCTGATCCCCTTGAATCCAACCGGCGGCTACGCAGGTCGTCCGTCCGACCCGGCCGCGGTGCGCCGGTTCATCGAGATCCTCGAAGCGTATCACGTTCCGGCGACTGTGCGCGTCAGGCGTGGAATCGACATTGACGCCGGCTGCGGGCAGCTCAAGGCGGCGGTGCTGAGGCAGCGCGGTCGCGTTGGCATCGAGGACATCGACTAA
- a CDS encoding NAD(P)-dependent alcohol dehydrogenase: MKAMVYNRYGSPSNVLHLTEVAKPTPVDNEVLIKVYATSVNSAQLHLIRADPFLVRMSTGMLKPTKTIPGADVAGRVEAVGKDVKRFKPGDEVFGDLSSCGWGAYAEYVCADEGALMLKPANMTFAQAAAVPLAAVTALQGLRKGQIKAGQKVLVVGASGGVGSYAVQIAKALGAEVTGVASTKKLDMLRTLGADHVVDYSQEDVTRSGQQFDLIFDAAAFRPFSAYQRILSPMGIYVFAGGSTSGMFRTMLFGSMRSKSDGQQFVTLRAGPNLTDLEFVKDLLEAGKVIPFIDRCVPLSEAAAALTYVEDRQVRGKVVISIAQDRDN; encoded by the coding sequence ATGAAAGCCATGGTCTACAACCGCTACGGATCTCCGTCGAATGTCCTTCATCTTACGGAGGTCGCAAAGCCAACCCCGGTAGACAACGAAGTCCTGATCAAGGTCTACGCGACATCGGTCAATTCCGCTCAACTGCATCTCATCAGAGCCGATCCGTTCCTGGTCCGCATGAGCACCGGGATGCTCAAGCCAACCAAGACCATCCCCGGTGCCGACGTTGCCGGGCGGGTTGAGGCAGTCGGCAAGGATGTCAAGCGATTCAAGCCGGGCGATGAGGTCTTTGGCGACTTATCGAGCTGCGGCTGGGGAGCGTATGCCGAATACGTGTGTGCGGACGAAGGCGCGCTGATGCTGAAGCCTGCCAACATGACCTTCGCGCAGGCCGCTGCGGTGCCTCTGGCGGCTGTTACGGCGCTGCAAGGCCTGCGCAAGGGTCAGATCAAGGCGGGTCAGAAGGTCCTTGTCGTTGGCGCATCTGGCGGGGTGGGGTCGTATGCCGTGCAGATCGCCAAGGCTCTGGGCGCAGAGGTCACGGGCGTTGCCAGCACGAAGAAGCTGGACATGCTTCGCACGCTAGGCGCGGACCATGTCGTCGACTACTCGCAGGAGGATGTTACCCGCAGTGGCCAGCAGTTCGATCTGATTTTCGATGCCGCGGCTTTTCGTCCCTTCTCGGCGTATCAGCGTATCCTGAGCCCCATGGGGATCTACGTCTTCGCCGGGGGATCTACGTCCGGCATGTTCCGTACGATGCTGTTTGGGTCGATGCGCTCGAAGAGTGACGGTCAGCAGTTCGTGACCTTGAGGGCCGGCCCCAACCTGACCGATCTGGAGTTCGTGAAGGATCTCCTTGAAGCGGGCAAGGTCATCCCGTTCATTGATCGGTGTGTCCCGTTGAGCGAAGCAGCAGCGGCGTTGACCTATGTCGAAGATCGTCAGGTGCGGGGCAAGGTCGTCATCTCCATTGCGCAGGATCGGGACAATTAG